The sequence CTCCAGCGCCCGCCCGGTCGTGGCCGCCGTGTTCGCCGGGGCCTCGCCGGACGCGTACGTCCCCACCCTCGTCTCGCTGCGCGCCGCCCACCCCGGGGTGACGGTCGTGGCCGGGGCGCCCGACCTGGAGTCCCTCGCCCCCCTCGTCGCCCTCGGGGCCTCGGCGGTGGAGGCCACGTCGGCATCGGACCTGGTCGACGTGGTGTCGTCGACGTCCGGCGGCCACGTGCTGCTGGTGCACGACGCGACCCTGTTCCCCCCCGGCGCCCTCGACCGCGCCGTGGCCGCGCTGGACGGGGACATGCGCGTCGCCACCGTCTCGTTCCTGTGCAACGCCGCCGCCTTCTTGAGCTTCCCGTACCGGAACCACCCGGTGTCGCACCAGGTCGAGAGCGACGACGAGGAGTCGATCACCCGGCGGCTGCGCACCACGGCACCCGACCAGGCGCCCGCCCCGATCGCTTTCGCCGTGGGGCCCGCCGTGCTCCTGTCGGCGTTCGCCCTGTCCGCTGTCGGCCCCCTGACAGGCGACGACGACGGGCGGCGCGCCGACGTGGCCGTCGCCGACTTCAGCCTGCGGGCCCGCCACAAGGGCTTCCTCGACCTGGTCGAGCCCAACACGTTCGTCTCCCGCCCCTACGACCTCGGTCGGGTGGAGGACCCCTGGCTCGACCCCGACGAGCACCGCTGGCTGATCGCCCGTCACCCGTACGCGGCGTGGATGCTGGACGACGAGATGGTCTCGGGGTGCTCGCCGCTGGCCACCGTGCACGCCGCCTCGCGGGCCAAGGTGCTGGGCCTGCGGGTCCTGATCGACGGGTCGTGCCTCGGCGCCAAGGAGATGGGCACGCAGGTCCAGACCACGTCGCTGGCGGCGGCACTGGCCCGCCGTCCCGACGTGGAGAAGGTGTGCGTCGCCCTGGTGAGCGACGTCCCCCGCTACGCCGCCGCCCTGGTGGCCCACCCGAAGGTGGAGACCTGCTTCGCCCCGGGCACCGACGTGTCGGGGTACGCGCCGGTCGACATCGCCCACCGCCCCTTCCAGCCGGTGGACGTCGTGCACCCGTCGTGGTTCAAGGTGGCGGCCCGCACCGTCGTCACGATCCAGGACCTCACCTCCTACCACGTGGGTGCCTACCACGAGTCGTCGGACGAGTGGAGGTCCACCCGCCACGCCATGCAGCACGTGACGGCGGGGGCGGACGGCGTGGTGGTCATCAGCCACGACGTGCGCTCCCACCTCGCCCTCGAGCGCCTGCCCGTCGACCCCGACCGGGTGTTCGTGGTGGAGAACGGCAC comes from Acidimicrobiales bacterium and encodes:
- a CDS encoding glycosyltransferase; protein product: SSARPVVAAVFAGASPDAYVPTLVSLRAAHPGVTVVAGAPDLESLAPLVALGASAVEATSASDLVDVVSSTSGGHVLLVHDATLFPPGALDRAVAALDGDMRVATVSFLCNAAAFLSFPYRNHPVSHQVESDDEESITRRLRTTAPDQAPAPIAFAVGPAVLLSAFALSAVGPLTGDDDGRRADVAVADFSLRARHKGFLDLVEPNTFVSRPYDLGRVEDPWLDPDEHRWLIARHPYAAWMLDDEMVSGCSPLATVHAASRAKVLGLRVLIDGSCLGAKEMGTQVQTTSLAAALARRPDVEKVCVALVSDVPRYAAALVAHPKVETCFAPGTDVSGYAPVDIAHRPFQPVDVVHPSWFKVAARTVVTIQDLTSYHVGAYHESSDEWRSTRHAMQHVTAGADGVVVISHDVRSHLALERLPVDPDRVFVVENGTDHLRGDEAESVPTELLARGFVAGRFALVLGTNYAHKNREIAIDVVAELRRRGLALSLVLAGAAVPYGSSRVPEAVRTSGRDDVFTIPDVTSEERNWLLHHADVVLYPTSAEGFGLVPYEAARFGTPTVLVPFGPLGEVVGDLPVKAADWSATALADAAEELLADPATARAQVASALRSGQDYTWDATAAKLVEVYRTLLAAPARGGDAGA